A genomic window from Slackia heliotrinireducens DSM 20476 includes:
- a CDS encoding DUF2975 domain-containing protein produces the protein MNHIELGTQLKALDIILGICCVVMAFVVMPVKGQQLAALHPDLAYLFVPCLIGGWIGLAAPLAMTVIAFPMFRNIANGDSFTDENARILKKISYLAGFDVLLLLVAIVVFVFVGALYLGAFMALVTGIVVMGSVAIVAAALSHLTLKAAQLQAENDLTV, from the coding sequence ATGAACCACATCGAACTGGGAACACAGCTCAAGGCGCTGGACATCATCCTGGGCATTTGCTGCGTCGTCATGGCCTTCGTGGTCATGCCGGTCAAGGGCCAGCAGCTGGCGGCACTCCATCCCGATTTGGCGTACCTGTTCGTCCCGTGCCTCATCGGGGGATGGATCGGCCTGGCGGCGCCACTCGCCATGACCGTCATCGCGTTCCCCATGTTCCGCAACATCGCAAACGGCGACTCCTTCACCGACGAGAACGCGCGCATCCTGAAGAAGATCAGCTATCTGGCAGGGTTCGACGTGCTGCTTCTGCTGGTGGCCATCGTGGTGTTCGTGTTCGTCGGGGCGTTGTACCTGGGTGCGTTCATGGCGCTGGTGACCGGCATCGTCGTTATGGGCTCGGTGGCCATCGTGGCGGCGGCACTTTCGCACCTCACGCTTAAGGCGGCCCAGCTCCAAGCCGAAAACGATCTGACGGTGTAG
- a CDS encoding helix-turn-helix domain-containing protein yields the protein MRIVVNLDVMLAKRKMSLTQLSDQVGITIANLSNLKTGKAKAIRFSTLAALCEVLDCQPGDLLEYVEEKD from the coding sequence ATGCGCATCGTCGTGAATCTGGATGTGATGCTTGCCAAGCGCAAGATGTCGTTGACCCAGCTCAGCGACCAGGTTGGCATTACCATCGCAAACCTGTCGAACCTCAAGACCGGCAAGGCCAAGGCAATCCGGTTCTCCACGCTCGCAGCGCTGTGCGAGGTGCTGGACTGCCAGCCCGGCGATCTTTTGGAGTACGTAGAAGAGAAGGACTGA
- a CDS encoding DUF4153 domain-containing protein — MSNQSFNGVPDGYPQQSAPSNPQTGGGAPVPPVGWNASAPAPAGSPAPGSAPQPAAPAPAPAAAPQAATGSQSATAAAPQYAPAPQAQPVTQPAPQYATAPGSAPQPQPQAAFGGGPNPALPLKPPYEFTQHDTLVAILGLVQAIFWVQVFDFDDFPWYYYWGTPTTPGIGIAVLTCASLVLACIALGKRARYDRWSLSLMGATAVVSVLPALTANGQLRFFSCLVLLGLYPMAMLALSGMWNGAFLRMHTLLTSWGFTIRSMFYRATWPMKAVFRKGGTVDSAGQTASDKRLSEGVLVGVLISCGLLVVVLPLLASADAVFGHIFGRIGEWLARLDIWDIVGHLVYLMLAAAPLAALLWNLTHDDGYLAGRQFDPPLPRGTVPPATVLTVLVIMDTVYLLFAGVQVVYLFGGVESPVLADGYAAYARQGFFQLILVVCINVVMTYVGMRIVDKERGLVTAMRAFAVLLQVLTLVVLVSSLWRMTMYVQAYGFSMERALTYVGMAWVAVVIVALTVRLFYREFKVFAVAFVAGLALWIGFSVSMPATQIANYNVDHYLAGDIADPDVDYLSNLSYESKPAIERLYAATSQASIGSDAYYIHQQCESVLADSGEPLEISYSYRDTLFHKEGEGYIAWQYQCLPYWVID, encoded by the coding sequence ATGTCAAATCAGAGTTTCAACGGGGTGCCCGACGGGTACCCTCAGCAGAGCGCACCTTCGAATCCCCAGACAGGCGGGGGAGCGCCCGTTCCGCCCGTCGGCTGGAACGCGTCGGCGCCTGCACCCGCGGGTTCGCCCGCACCCGGCTCCGCGCCGCAACCCGCCGCGCCCGCGCCCGCGCCGGCAGCCGCGCCTCAAGCTGCGACAGGTTCCCAATCCGCAACCGCTGCCGCGCCGCAGTACGCGCCCGCGCCTCAGGCCCAGCCTGTGACTCAGCCAGCGCCGCAGTACGCAACCGCACCGGGCTCCGCGCCGCAGCCGCAGCCCCAAGCCGCGTTCGGCGGGGGCCCGAACCCGGCATTGCCGCTCAAGCCCCCGTACGAGTTCACCCAGCACGATACCCTCGTGGCGATACTCGGCCTGGTCCAGGCCATCTTCTGGGTGCAGGTGTTCGACTTCGACGACTTCCCCTGGTACTACTACTGGGGCACGCCGACCACGCCCGGCATCGGCATTGCCGTGCTGACCTGCGCGTCGCTGGTGCTGGCATGCATCGCCCTGGGCAAGAGGGCGCGCTACGACCGATGGTCCCTGTCGCTTATGGGCGCCACCGCAGTCGTGTCCGTCCTGCCTGCGCTTACGGCCAACGGCCAGCTCAGGTTCTTCAGCTGCCTGGTGCTTCTGGGGCTTTACCCCATGGCCATGCTGGCTCTTTCCGGCATGTGGAACGGCGCCTTCCTGCGCATGCATACGCTGCTGACCAGCTGGGGTTTCACCATACGGAGCATGTTCTACCGCGCAACTTGGCCCATGAAGGCCGTCTTCCGCAAGGGCGGCACCGTTGACTCCGCGGGGCAGACCGCCTCGGACAAGCGCCTGTCCGAGGGCGTGCTTGTCGGCGTGCTGATCTCTTGCGGCCTGCTGGTGGTCGTGCTGCCGCTGCTGGCTTCCGCCGACGCTGTGTTCGGCCACATCTTCGGCCGCATTGGCGAGTGGCTTGCGCGCCTCGACATCTGGGACATCGTGGGGCATCTGGTCTACCTCATGCTGGCCGCAGCTCCTCTGGCGGCGCTTCTGTGGAACCTCACCCACGACGACGGCTACTTGGCCGGCCGTCAGTTCGACCCGCCGCTGCCGCGCGGCACTGTGCCTCCCGCCACCGTGCTGACCGTACTCGTCATCATGGACACGGTGTATCTCCTGTTCGCAGGCGTGCAGGTTGTCTACCTGTTCGGCGGCGTGGAATCTCCCGTGCTTGCCGACGGCTACGCGGCCTACGCTCGGCAGGGCTTCTTCCAGCTTATTCTGGTCGTGTGCATCAACGTGGTCATGACCTATGTGGGCATGCGCATCGTGGACAAGGAGCGCGGCCTGGTAACGGCCATGCGCGCCTTCGCGGTTCTGCTTCAGGTGCTCACGCTGGTGGTACTGGTGTCGTCGCTGTGGCGCATGACCATGTACGTGCAGGCCTACGGCTTCTCTATGGAGCGCGCGCTCACCTATGTGGGTATGGCTTGGGTGGCGGTGGTCATCGTGGCCCTGACCGTGCGCCTGTTCTACCGCGAGTTCAAGGTGTTCGCCGTGGCGTTCGTGGCAGGCCTTGCCCTGTGGATCGGCTTCTCGGTGTCGATGCCCGCGACGCAGATCGCGAACTACAACGTGGACCATTACCTGGCGGGCGACATCGCCGATCCGGATGTGGACTACCTCAGCAACCTGTCCTACGAGTCCAAACCCGCCATCGAGCGCCTGTATGCGGCCACGTCCCAAGCGTCGATCGGCTCGGACGCCTACTATATACATCAGCAGTGCGAGTCTGTGCTGGCGGACTCCGGCGAGCCTTTGGAAATCAGTTACAGCTACAGGGACACGCTGTTCCATAAAGAGGGGGAGGGCTACATCGCCTGGCAGTACCAGTGCCTCCCGTACTGGGTAATCGACTAG
- a CDS encoding response regulator transcription factor, translating to MQSLKEQRAQTHDRKMLIYAVIGFGCMIAYSRMLGEGFEGYMQIGSTTPQDTFYLLRSFARLFTIAVIAIGGYRNTLRINGIAVVAAGVLMTFSTAIFTFSGNGSLGALVALMAGASNGILLYAWMLLLSSYDMKRIMEVTLSGLVLAGAILMGGPYLPTAPQMAVVILSALLSSFSMLAVDPDFESCIPDGRLTRADLRQIPWFTLIMIIVCGSIGTVLYGMSLEFFWSFSDGANYIVFGISILLTIGASCLIMLRTKLWADRVWLPTFVLLMCSLCSCFLVAESVMPLCMGFLLASMFCYHFLHWMIFPAIFHEIKVPRHMIVGVVLVLTNSFLVSHLGGITARALPESISSLSSVAGLMAVGMIILFAVSWGFMGRTSNHGEAERIERIAVESFEQLKSENPELAQQMEVAEAEQTAAVAQPEPEPEPEPEPEPAPAPMTIEERFEQIGKQYGLTAREKEIAALTAQGFSSTYIAEKLVVSASTVRFHQQNVYRKLDIHSRTELIEIANAQE from the coding sequence ATGCAAAGCCTGAAAGAACAACGTGCACAAACCCATGACCGCAAGATGCTGATCTATGCGGTCATCGGTTTCGGCTGCATGATCGCCTACAGCCGCATGCTTGGCGAAGGGTTCGAAGGTTACATGCAAATCGGCTCCACCACGCCGCAAGACACGTTCTATCTGCTGCGTTCTTTCGCTCGTCTGTTCACCATCGCGGTCATCGCCATCGGCGGATACCGCAACACCCTGCGCATCAACGGCATCGCCGTCGTCGCAGCGGGCGTGCTCATGACGTTCTCGACGGCCATCTTCACCTTCTCGGGCAACGGCTCGCTGGGCGCCCTTGTGGCCCTGATGGCCGGCGCGTCCAACGGCATTCTGCTGTACGCGTGGATGCTGCTTCTGTCCAGCTACGACATGAAGCGCATCATGGAGGTGACGCTTTCCGGCCTGGTGCTGGCGGGCGCCATCCTCATGGGCGGTCCCTATCTGCCCACGGCGCCGCAGATGGCCGTGGTCATCCTTTCGGCCTTGCTGTCGTCGTTCAGCATGCTGGCGGTGGATCCCGATTTCGAATCGTGCATCCCCGACGGCAGGCTCACCCGCGCCGACCTGCGCCAGATCCCGTGGTTCACCCTCATCATGATCATCGTGTGCGGCTCCATCGGCACGGTGCTGTACGGCATGTCCCTCGAGTTCTTCTGGTCCTTCAGCGACGGCGCCAACTACATCGTGTTCGGCATTTCCATCCTGTTGACCATCGGCGCGTCGTGCCTGATCATGCTGCGCACCAAGCTCTGGGCCGACCGCGTGTGGCTGCCTACGTTCGTGCTGCTCATGTGCTCGCTGTGCAGCTGCTTCCTCGTGGCCGAGAGCGTCATGCCCCTGTGCATGGGCTTCCTTCTGGCCTCCATGTTCTGCTACCACTTCCTGCATTGGATGATTTTCCCGGCCATCTTCCACGAGATCAAAGTGCCGCGCCACATGATCGTCGGCGTTGTGCTGGTGCTCACCAACAGCTTTTTGGTGTCGCACCTGGGCGGCATCACCGCCCGCGCCCTGCCCGAGAGCATCAGCAGTCTGAGCAGCGTGGCGGGCCTTATGGCCGTGGGCATGATCATCCTGTTCGCCGTTTCGTGGGGCTTCATGGGCCGCACCTCCAATCATGGCGAGGCCGAGCGCATCGAGCGCATCGCTGTCGAGTCCTTCGAACAGCTGAAGAGCGAAAACCCCGAGCTCGCGCAGCAGATGGAGGTGGCCGAAGCCGAGCAGACCGCAGCCGTAGCCCAGCCCGAACCCGAGCCTGAACCCGAGCCCGAGCCCGAACCCGCGCCTGCCCCGATGACCATCGAGGAGCGCTTCGAACAGATCGGCAAACAGTACGGCCTGACGGCCCGTGAGAAAGAGATAGCGGCCCTGACCGCGCAGGGCTTCTCGTCCACCTACATCGCCGAGAAGCTCGTGGTGTCCGCCAGCACGGTGCGCTTCCATCAGCAGAACGTCTATCGCAAGCTGGACATCCACTCCCGCACCGAGCTCATCGAAATCGCCAACGCCCAAGAATAA
- a CDS encoding precorrin-2 dehydrogenase/sirohydrochlorin ferrochelatase family protein, whose protein sequence is MTKPSLNISQKEATQDFAPYPLFIYLEELDVVVIGAGRVAERKIETLLDCGATVTAIAPKATQTVLKLAEEGRISYIQRCYKHGDLEGAILAVVATDNTPVNEAAYAEAVERHMLVNVVDVPHLCNCIVPSIMRRGKLQVAVSTAGAAPTVAKKIRRRLEEQYPAYWEDYVDLLGDVRNLVKAHVPGPASIRTPLYEAVSAAGLEDRIKNGETISAVEVFETIVMPLAKDLGIEVAA, encoded by the coding sequence ATGACCAAACCAAGTCTCAACATCTCCCAAAAGGAAGCCACCCAGGACTTCGCGCCCTATCCGCTGTTCATCTATCTTGAGGAGCTGGACGTCGTCGTCATCGGCGCCGGTCGTGTCGCCGAACGCAAGATCGAGACGCTGCTGGATTGCGGCGCCACGGTTACCGCCATCGCGCCGAAGGCCACCCAGACCGTCCTGAAGCTGGCCGAAGAAGGCCGCATCTCCTACATCCAGCGCTGCTACAAGCATGGCGATCTGGAAGGCGCCATCCTGGCCGTCGTCGCTACGGACAATACGCCCGTGAACGAAGCCGCCTACGCCGAAGCGGTCGAGCGCCACATGCTCGTCAACGTGGTCGACGTGCCGCACCTGTGCAACTGCATTGTCCCGTCCATCATGCGCCGCGGCAAGCTGCAGGTGGCCGTGTCCACCGCCGGCGCCGCGCCCACGGTGGCCAAAAAGATCCGCCGCAGGCTCGAAGAGCAATACCCCGCGTATTGGGAAGACTACGTGGACCTGCTGGGCGACGTCCGGAACCTGGTGAAGGCCCATGTGCCCGGCCCCGCCAGCATCCGCACGCCGCTCTACGAGGCCGTCAGCGCCGCCGGGCTGGAAGACCGCATCAAGAACGGCGAAACCATCTCCGCCGTTGAGGTGTTCGAAACCATCGTGATGCCTCTGGCCAAGGACCTCGGAATCGAGGTGGCGGCATGA
- the hemA gene encoding glutamyl-tRNA reductase — translation MSMVTMGMSYKTAPIECRERVAVPAEEIIQADIDLNSCEDIDGALVLSTCNRVEVYVDAKTDRIGLNVLEEWFAKRNGEPLDRSLYYTERGMDATEHLFRVVCSLDSQVLGEAQILGQTKRAFEAASEAGTCNDVMTELFKSALRLGKRARTETGIGTDSVSLSTTAFKVASMVFPNIAKCRALIVGAGEMAALAATYFVDAKMTDVTVVSRSLEHAQAFAAEHGIKAGDFADLYQLAAESDIVFSMTAAPEPVIRAAKLEQAREAAGTAGKRMIMVDEAVPRDIEDACNDLEGVSLYNLESLKGIVDDGLAERLASVADVERMVAEAEEEFLQWMQTRNVLPTIKDMYDKGNAFLDQEFSRAAKALAKERGQQLSDEEEAILHAYGEAIVKKLLHGPTVRLRKEANSADSYYYTGAARYLFGLDTFPAGTHHRPCGHPCKDGLPCPHGVPADHQTQCRTGEKE, via the coding sequence ATGAGCATGGTAACCATGGGCATGAGCTACAAGACCGCTCCGATCGAATGCCGCGAGCGCGTAGCCGTCCCCGCCGAGGAAATCATCCAGGCCGACATCGACCTGAACTCCTGCGAAGACATCGACGGCGCCTTGGTGCTTTCCACCTGCAACCGTGTGGAAGTGTACGTGGACGCCAAGACCGACCGCATCGGCTTGAACGTGCTGGAAGAATGGTTCGCCAAACGCAACGGAGAGCCGCTGGACCGTTCGCTCTACTACACAGAGCGCGGCATGGACGCCACCGAGCACCTGTTCCGCGTGGTGTGCTCGCTGGACTCCCAGGTGCTGGGCGAGGCCCAGATCCTGGGCCAGACCAAACGCGCCTTCGAAGCCGCGTCCGAAGCCGGCACCTGCAACGACGTCATGACGGAGCTATTCAAGAGCGCCCTGCGTCTGGGCAAGCGCGCCCGCACCGAGACCGGCATCGGCACCGATTCCGTCTCGCTTTCCACCACCGCCTTCAAGGTGGCCAGCATGGTGTTCCCGAACATCGCCAAGTGCCGCGCGCTCATCGTCGGCGCAGGTGAGATGGCCGCCCTGGCAGCCACGTACTTCGTGGACGCCAAAATGACCGACGTCACCGTGGTGAGCCGCTCCCTTGAGCATGCCCAGGCCTTCGCCGCCGAGCACGGCATCAAGGCGGGCGATTTCGCCGACCTGTACCAGCTGGCCGCCGAAAGCGACATCGTGTTCTCCATGACCGCCGCGCCCGAGCCTGTTATCCGCGCCGCAAAGCTGGAGCAGGCCCGCGAAGCCGCCGGCACCGCTGGCAAGCGCATGATCATGGTGGACGAGGCCGTGCCCCGCGACATAGAAGACGCCTGCAACGACTTGGAAGGCGTTTCCCTGTACAACCTGGAAAGCCTCAAAGGCATCGTGGACGACGGCCTGGCCGAGCGCCTGGCGTCCGTCGCCGACGTGGAGCGCATGGTCGCCGAAGCCGAAGAGGAGTTCCTCCAGTGGATGCAGACCCGCAACGTCCTGCCCACCATCAAGGACATGTACGACAAGGGCAACGCGTTTCTTGACCAGGAATTCTCCCGCGCAGCCAAGGCGCTTGCCAAAGAGCGCGGCCAGCAGCTTTCCGACGAGGAAGAGGCCATCCTGCACGCGTACGGCGAGGCCATCGTGAAGAAGCTGCTGCACGGACCCACCGTCCGCCTGCGCAAAGAGGCCAATTCGGCCGATTCCTACTACTATACCGGCGCCGCCCGCTACCTCTTCGGGTTGGACACGTTCCCGGCCGGCACGCACCACAGGCCTTGCGGGCACCCCTGCAAAGACGGCCTGCCGTGCCCCCACGGCGTACCCGCCGACCATCAGACCCAATGCAGAACAGGGGAGAAAGAGTAA
- the hemC gene encoding hydroxymethylbilane synthase, with the protein MPERFVIGTRGSKLALWQTETVGRAIMRAFPEIEVEIRVRNTTGDINLASPLAEIGDKGLFTRELETDLLLGEVDMCVHSLKDLETEQPEGCVVAGVLPRADARDVLVCGPRIQAASLAEVPEGSRIGTGSRRRVAQLKANFPNMVPEGIRGNVDTRVAKAEGDDYEGAILAAAGMKRMGYEDHIAAYLPIEDMIPAPGQGAIAMEVLKKNERAYQIARALNDPVTKACTDAERFVLFSLEGGCSAPIGAHCRLEDGKYIFDACVLSLGGTKAARCHLEADADSADPMDMAWEVVSELIGEGARAILRDIKNGKDTGQ; encoded by the coding sequence ATGCCAGAACGATTCGTTATCGGCACCCGCGGAAGCAAGCTTGCTTTGTGGCAGACCGAAACCGTGGGTCGTGCCATCATGCGCGCGTTTCCCGAGATAGAGGTGGAAATCCGCGTGCGCAACACCACCGGCGACATCAACCTTGCCTCGCCCTTGGCCGAAATCGGCGACAAGGGCCTGTTCACCCGCGAGCTGGAAACCGACCTTTTGCTGGGCGAAGTGGACATGTGCGTCCATTCCCTTAAAGACCTGGAGACCGAACAGCCCGAGGGCTGCGTGGTGGCGGGCGTGCTGCCTCGCGCCGACGCCCGCGACGTGCTGGTGTGCGGCCCGCGCATCCAGGCCGCAAGCTTGGCCGAGGTGCCCGAAGGCAGCCGCATCGGCACCGGGTCGCGCCGCCGCGTGGCCCAGCTGAAGGCCAACTTCCCCAACATGGTGCCCGAAGGCATCCGCGGCAACGTTGACACCCGCGTGGCCAAGGCCGAAGGCGACGATTACGAAGGCGCCATCCTGGCGGCCGCCGGCATGAAGCGCATGGGCTACGAGGACCACATCGCGGCGTACCTTCCCATCGAAGACATGATTCCCGCTCCTGGTCAGGGCGCCATCGCTATGGAGGTCCTGAAGAAAAACGAGCGCGCCTATCAAATAGCCCGCGCCCTGAACGACCCCGTGACCAAGGCCTGCACCGATGCCGAACGCTTCGTGCTGTTCTCGCTTGAGGGCGGCTGCTCGGCCCCCATCGGCGCGCACTGCCGTCTTGAGGACGGAAAGTACATCTTCGACGCCTGCGTGCTTTCGCTGGGCGGTACCAAGGCGGCCCGCTGCCACCTGGAGGCCGACGCGGATTCCGCCGACCCCATGGACATGGCCTGGGAAGTTGTGAGCGAACTTATCGGCGAAGGTGCCCGCGCCATCCTGCGCGACATCAAGAACGGCAAGGACACCGGACAATGA
- the cobA gene encoding uroporphyrinogen-III C-methyltransferase — MMCSTKIYLVGAGPGDAGLITVKGAQLIGRADVVVYDYLSNAELLAYARPDAELMYVGKKGFAKHIGQDGINQLLVDKAFELDAAYQARLAAVEGDLRAEGDAPKTPVIVRLKGGDPFVFGRGGEEALALEQAGVPFEIVPGVTSGVAAPAYAGIPVTHRRVAASVTFITGNEDPTKAESDIDWNTLAGLAKSGGTLCFYMGMRNLPNICAQLTERGVAPETPAALVQWGTMACQRTLTATLDTVAERAREEGFEAPVMTVVGPVVALRERLQWFENAPLFGRRIVVTRSRTQAGTFSVLLRDLGADVVEIPTIEICDPSSFDVIDAAIERIADYDWLVFTSVNGVDRFFKRLAEPCASAVGGSPKQTRDTRTLAGLRVAAIGPATADALTRHGIMPDAVPGEYRAEAVFDAMRAAGLAAGDKILIARAKEARETLPEMLAEAGCEATVAPVYETRRPADEQTAELCGRIVNGEVDAVTFTSSSTARNLVAMLGEGAVETLSKLDLFSIGPITTQTLAKLGLTNVHQADTYTIPGLVACIRKAYER, encoded by the coding sequence ATGATGTGCTCGACGAAAATATACCTGGTGGGCGCTGGTCCCGGCGATGCGGGCCTGATCACCGTCAAGGGCGCTCAGCTCATCGGCCGCGCCGATGTGGTGGTGTACGACTACCTGTCCAACGCGGAGCTTCTGGCCTACGCCCGGCCCGACGCCGAGCTCATGTACGTGGGCAAGAAGGGCTTCGCCAAGCACATCGGCCAGGACGGCATCAACCAGCTGCTGGTTGACAAGGCCTTCGAGCTGGACGCTGCCTACCAGGCCCGTCTGGCCGCCGTGGAAGGCGATCTGCGTGCCGAAGGCGACGCACCCAAGACGCCCGTCATCGTGCGGCTCAAAGGCGGAGACCCCTTCGTTTTCGGACGGGGTGGGGAAGAGGCCCTGGCGCTTGAGCAGGCCGGCGTGCCCTTCGAAATAGTCCCTGGCGTGACCAGCGGCGTTGCCGCACCAGCCTATGCCGGCATCCCCGTGACCCACCGCCGCGTGGCGGCGTCGGTCACCTTCATAACCGGCAACGAGGATCCGACCAAGGCCGAATCCGACATCGATTGGAACACCCTGGCAGGGCTCGCCAAAAGCGGCGGCACGCTCTGCTTCTACATGGGCATGCGCAACCTGCCCAACATCTGCGCTCAGCTGACGGAGCGGGGCGTGGCGCCCGAAACGCCCGCGGCCCTGGTCCAGTGGGGAACCATGGCCTGCCAGCGTACGCTGACGGCCACCCTGGACACCGTGGCAGAGCGCGCCCGCGAGGAGGGCTTCGAGGCCCCGGTCATGACGGTGGTGGGGCCCGTGGTGGCCTTGCGCGAGCGCCTGCAGTGGTTCGAGAACGCGCCGCTGTTCGGCCGCCGCATCGTGGTGACCCGCTCCCGCACGCAGGCGGGAACCTTCTCCGTACTGTTGCGCGACCTGGGCGCGGACGTGGTCGAAATCCCGACCATCGAAATCTGCGACCCTTCATCTTTCGACGTCATCGATGCCGCCATCGAGCGCATCGCTGACTACGATTGGCTCGTGTTCACCAGTGTGAACGGGGTCGATCGGTTCTTCAAGCGTCTCGCGGAGCCCTGCGCATCCGCTGTCGGTGGAAGCCCCAAGCAGACCCGTGACACACGGACTCTCGCAGGTTTGCGGGTGGCGGCCATCGGACCTGCAACCGCGGATGCCCTCACACGGCATGGAATCATGCCCGATGCGGTCCCCGGTGAATACCGCGCCGAAGCTGTCTTCGACGCGATGCGAGCTGCCGGCCTGGCCGCGGGGGACAAGATCCTCATCGCACGTGCGAAGGAGGCCCGCGAGACGTTGCCCGAAATGCTTGCGGAGGCAGGTTGCGAAGCCACCGTGGCGCCTGTGTACGAAACCCGCCGTCCCGCCGACGAGCAGACCGCCGAGCTGTGCGGCCGCATCGTCAACGGCGAAGTCGACGCGGTCACGTTCACTTCGTCGTCCACGGCCCGAAACCTTGTGGCCATGTTGGGAGAAGGCGCAGTTGAGACGCTGTCAAAACTGGATTTGTTCTCCATCGGGCCCATCACTACGCAGACGTTGGCCAAGCTGGGCCTGACCAACGTGCACCAGGCCGACACCTACACCATCCCGGGCTTGGTCGCGTGCATCCGCAAAGCCTACGAACGTTAG
- the ahbC gene encoding 12,18-didecarboxysiroheme deacetylase, which translates to MIGISKLYCGAVEASDALRYRGHAAKDMPSHLLQFAEDKKPVVVWNCTRTCNLKCVHCYAGSDAQRYDELTTDEAKTMIDDLAAFGCPVLLFSGGEPTIRPDLVELMGYAKQKGMRVVISTNGTLITPEKAEEYAKVGLSYVGVSIDGVPETHDKFRGVPGSFERSMEGIRNSRNAGIKVGLRMTINKRNWRELPEVFEIMKKEKINRACFYHLVYTGRGSEIMNEDLNHEETRQAVRLIMDLTKQWFDEGGKPEILTVDNHADGVFVYHELLKEDPERAADVYQLLMMNKGNSTGNGIGCVSWDGEVYADQFWRHFSFGNVKDRPFSEIWSDKSRTDERSELMFRLKDKRPFVKGRCATCKWLDICNGNFRVRAEAATGDLWAPDPACYLTDEEIS; encoded by the coding sequence ATGATCGGAATTTCGAAACTGTACTGCGGCGCCGTCGAGGCGTCCGATGCGCTTCGCTACCGGGGCCATGCCGCCAAGGACATGCCCAGCCACCTGCTCCAGTTCGCCGAGGACAAGAAGCCCGTGGTGGTGTGGAACTGCACCCGCACCTGCAACCTGAAGTGCGTGCACTGCTACGCTGGCTCCGACGCCCAGCGCTACGACGAGCTGACCACCGACGAAGCCAAGACCATGATCGACGACTTGGCCGCGTTCGGCTGCCCCGTGCTGCTGTTCTCCGGCGGCGAGCCCACCATCCGCCCCGACCTGGTGGAGCTCATGGGCTACGCCAAGCAGAAGGGCATGCGCGTGGTCATCTCCACCAACGGCACGCTCATCACGCCCGAAAAGGCCGAAGAGTACGCCAAGGTGGGCCTGTCTTACGTGGGCGTGTCCATCGACGGCGTGCCTGAGACCCACGACAAGTTCCGCGGCGTGCCCGGCTCCTTCGAGCGCTCCATGGAAGGCATCCGCAACTCCCGCAACGCCGGCATCAAGGTGGGCCTGCGCATGACCATCAACAAGCGCAACTGGCGCGAGCTTCCCGAGGTCTTCGAGATCATGAAGAAAGAGAAGATCAACCGCGCCTGCTTCTACCACCTGGTCTACACCGGCCGCGGCAGCGAGATCATGAACGAGGATCTGAACCACGAGGAAACCCGCCAGGCCGTGCGCCTGATCATGGACCTGACCAAGCAGTGGTTCGACGAGGGCGGAAAGCCCGAGATCCTGACCGTGGACAACCACGCCGACGGCGTGTTCGTGTACCACGAGCTGCTGAAAGAAGACCCCGAGCGCGCCGCCGACGTGTACCAGCTCCTGATGATGAACAAGGGCAACTCCACCGGCAACGGCATCGGGTGTGTGAGCTGGGACGGCGAAGTGTACGCCGACCAGTTCTGGCGCCACTTCTCCTTCGGCAACGTGAAGGACCGTCCGTTCTCCGAGATCTGGAGCGACAAGTCCCGCACCGACGAGCGCAGCGAGCTCATGTTCCGCCTGAAGGACAAGCGCCCCTTCGTCAAGGGACGCTGCGCCACGTGCAAGTGGCTCGACATCTGCAACGGCAACTTCCGCGTGCGCGCCGAGGCCGCCACGGGCGATTTGTGGGCGCCCGACCCTGCATGCTACCTGACCGATGAGGAGATCTCCTAA